From a single Nicotiana tabacum cultivar K326 chromosome 8, ASM71507v2, whole genome shotgun sequence genomic region:
- the LOC107778763 gene encoding transcription factor MYB48-like — MVQEEIIRKGPWTEQEDVQLVFYVKMFGDGRWDFLAKVSGLKRTGKSCRLRWVNYLNPALKRGKMTPQEEHLVLQLHSKYGNRWSKIAGKLPGRTDNEIKNYWRTHMRKQAQDQRNKNKASISPSSSFSNSSSNSSANSPTVDSMPVNEQNERNSNDGLEHLQLAAGENTVYDHESGEKNMMVYSIDEIWKEVESSEDTDQTMNKLPVMASPLWDYCPDTLWMTDYYYDNQDISFFTG, encoded by the exons ATGGTACAAGAGGAAATAATAAGAAAAGGTCCATGGACTGAACAAGAAGATGTTCAGCTAGTATTTTACGTGAAGATGTTTGGTGATGGCCGCTGGGATTTTCTGGCGAAAGTTTCAG GTTTGAAAAGAACTGGAAAGAGTTGCAGATTACGCTGGGTTAATTACTTGAATCCTGCTCTCAAACGTGGCAAGATGACCCCTCAAGAAGAGCACCTTGTTCTTCAACTCCACTCCAAATATGGAAATAG ATGGTCGAAAATTGCCGGGAAATTGCCGGGACGAACCGATAATGAAATCAAGAATTATTGGAGAACCCACATGAGGAAACAAGCTCAAGATCAGAGGAATAAGAACAAGGCTTCTATTTCTCCATCTTCGTCCTTTTCCAACTCTTCGTCTAATTCCTCTGCCAACAGTCCTACCGTGGACTCCATGCCTGTCAATGAACAAAACGAAAGAAATTCTAACGATGGACTCGAGCACTTGCAATTAGCTGCTGGAGAAAATACAGTATATGATCATGAATCAGGGGAGAAAAATATGATGGTTTATTCCATAGATGAAATCTGGAAAGAAGTTGAATCATCAGAAGATACCGATCAAACGATGAATAAGTTACCAGTAATGGCATCACCCTTATGGGATTATTGCCCAGATACACTATGGATGACGGATTATTACTATGACAATCAAGATATCTCATTTTTCACAGGCTAA